A part of Aegilops tauschii subsp. strangulata cultivar AL8/78 chromosome 2, Aet v6.0, whole genome shotgun sequence genomic DNA contains:
- the LOC109734650 gene encoding GTPase activating protein 1-like: MTSEPVPPGMLSVRVLRGVNLVNCDANGSDPYVVLELDNQKVMTNVIKKTVNPVWNEDLTLAVTNPTTPIKIEVFDKDKFSKDDKMGDAEVDLEPLLQMARMDLEDIRSGTVVRTVRPHRGGAGGSCCLADESSIVWEEGQVVQDALLKLRNVATGIIHLQLRWVKIPSL; the protein is encoded by the exons ATGACGTCGGAGCCGGTGCCGCCGGGGATGCTGAGCGTGCGGGTGCTGCGGGGGGTCAACCTCGTGAACTGTGATGCCAACGGCAGCGACCCCTACGTCGTGCTTGAGCTGGACAACCAGAAGGTGATGACGAACGTCATCAAGAAGACGGTGAACCCGGTCTGGAACGAGGATCTCACCCTCGCCGTCACGAATCCAACAACACCGATCAAGATA GAGGTGTTCGACAAGGACAAGTTCAGCAAGGACGACAAGATGGGGGATGCGGAGGTGGACCTGGAGCCGCTGCTGCAGATGGCCCGGATGGACCTGGAGGACATCCGGAGTGGCACCGTGGTGCGCACCGTGCGGCCTCACCGTGGCGGTGCCGGAGGGAGCTGCTGCCTGGCGGATGAGAGCAGCATCGTGTGGGAGGAAGGGCAGGTGGTGCAGGACGCGTTGCTCAAGCTCAGGAACGTCGCCACCGGCATCATCCACCTCCAGCTCCGATGGGTCAAAATACCATCATTATGA